The DNA window GCATGGGACTCGAGGAGGAGCCATGAACCAGGTCCGCGACGCCGTCATCGTCGGAGCCGTCCGCACCCCCATCGGCAAGGGCAAGGCCAGCGGCGCGCTGCACGACGTGCTGCCCGCCGATCTGCTGGCACACAGCCTGCGCCAGCTGGTGGAGCGCACCGGCGTGGATCCGGCGCAGGTCGACGATGTCATCGCCGGAGCCGTCACCCAGGTCGGCGACCAGGCGGCCAACATCGCCCGCAATGCCCTGCTGGGCGCGGGCTTCCCGGAGTCCGTTCCCGGGGTCACGATCGACCGCCAATGCGGCAGCAGCCAGCAGGCCATCAGCTTCGCCGCCCAGGGTGTGATCGCCGGCGCCTACGACCTCGTGATCGCCGGCGGCGTGGAGTCGATGAGCCGCGTGCCGATGGGCACCCAGGTGTCACCGGGCAGCAACCCGATGGGCGAGGACATGACCCGCCGCTACCCCGACGGCCTAGTGCCCCAGGGCATCAGCGCCGAACTGATCGCCGCGAAGTGGGGCTTCTCGCGCACCCAGCTCGACGAGTTCTCGGCCGGCAGCCACGAGAAGGCCGCCCGCGCCACCAAGGAAGGCCTCTTCGACAACGAGCTCATTCCGATCGCGGGGCTGGCCACCGACGAGATCATCCGCCCCGGCACCACGGTCGACACACTGGCCGGATTGCAGCCGGCGTTCTACAGCGAGGCGGCCAAAGCCCGCTTCCCGCAGATCAATTGGGAGATCACGCCCGGCAACTCGTCACCGTTGTCCGATGGCAGCGCCGCGGTGCTGATCACCAGCAGCGAGGTCGCCAAGAAGCTGGGTCTGCGCCCGCTGGCCCGGATCCACACCGCCACCGTGGTGGGCTCCGACCCCCTCTACATGCTGACCGGCGTCATTCCGGCCACCGAGAAGGTGTTACGGCGCGCCGGGCTGACGCTCGCCGACATCGACCTGTTCGAGGTGAACGAGGCGTTCGCGCCCGTCGTGCTCGCCTGGGCACAGGACACCGGGGCGGATCTGGCCAAGACCAACGTCAACGGCGGAGCGATCGCGATCGGTCATCCGTTGGGCGCCAGCGGCGCTCGCCTGATGACCACTCTGGTCAACGCCCTGGAGCAGCGCGGCGGCCGGTACGGCCTGCAGACCATGTGCGAGGGCGGCGGCATGGCCAACGCCACCATCATCGAGCGGCTCGCTTAGCACTCTGACAAAGCAGGGAGCACGAAAATGACCGTAATCCGAGCAGCCGCAGTGCAACTCAGTCCGGTGCTGTACAGCCGGGAGGGCACGGCGCAACGGGTGGTCGACAAGATAGCGCAGCTGGGCAGCCAGGACGTGCAGTTCGCTGTCTTTCCAGAGACCGTGATCCCCTACTACCCGTACTTCTCCTTCATCCAGCGTCCGTTCGAGATGCGGTCGACGGAACATTTGCGGCTGCTCGATCAAGCTGTGACAATCCCGTCGCCGGCCACCGCGGCGATCGGCGCCGCGGCCCGGGCAGCCCACATGGTGGTGTCCATCGGGGTCACCGAGCGCGACGGCGGTTCGCTCTACAACACGCAGCTGTTGTTCGACGCCGACGGCACGCTCATTCAGCGCCGCCGCAAGATCATGCCGACGTATCACGAACGGATGATCTGGGGACAGGGCGACGGTAGCGGACTCCGGGCCGTCGACAGCGGGGTCGGGCGAATCGGGCAGTTGGCGTGTTACGAGCACTTCAACCCGCTGGCCCGCTATGCCCTGATCGCCGACGGTGAGCAGATCCACGCCAGCATGTTTCCCGGATCGTTCGGCGGCGACTTGTTCGCGCGGCAGATGGAGGTCAGCGTCCGCAATCACGCTCTGGAATCCGGCGCTTTCGTCGTGAACGCCACCGCGTGGCTCGACGCCGATCAGCAAGCTCAGATCATGGCCGACACGGGCGGTCCAATCGGCCCGATCTCGGGTGGCCAGTTCACCGCGATCATCACGCCCCAGGGTGAGTATTTGGGTGAGCCGCTGCGCACCGGTCAGGGCGAGGTGATCGCCGATCTCGACTTGTCGCTGATCAACGGCCGAAAGGCGCTGATGGATTCCGTCGGCCACTACGGTCGACCTGATTTGCTCAGCCTGGTGGTCGATCGCACGCCCCACTCGTACGTGCATGAGCACCTCGAGCAACTGGCCGGCATCGTTGTCGAGGAGGCCGAACATGTCCACGTCTGATTCCCACAAAACTCACTTCGACGGCGTGCGCGTGCGCTATGACAGCAACAAGGGTTATGACGAATTGGTGGCCGCGCTGCTCGCCGACATCGGCGAACGGCCGGTCCCGATCGACGAGATCGGCACAACGTCGAACAGCTGGGACTCCTACCATCAGGAGGTTCAATCCCACGTCGGGCCAAGCGGTTTCATGCTGTTCGGCCTGTTCAACCATGGCGGCTGGATCACCAAAGCCGGCATCGACCGCAAGGTGTTGCGGGTCATCTTCGGTAATCCGCTGATCGCCATCACGATGTTGCGGCACGACGTGACCGCGGGCCTCTTCGCGCCCGTCGAGGTGCTGATCACCGACGAGGGCGCCGGCAGCAGCCTGACCTACGTCAAGCCGTCGTCGCTGATGGTCATGCAAAAGGACTCGGCGCCGAATCCCGAGTTGCTCAGCGCCGCACAGGGACTCGACGCGAAGCTGGCGGCGCTGGTCGAGAAGGTGACCGGCGGCTGCTGAATGCCGCGCAGGCGTGGCATGGCCAACACCACGATCACCGTGCGCCTGTACCGGGTTCGCCTTCGACCTCGCGGAGGTATCGCTCGACAAGTCCGACTATCTCGGCGTGCCCTGCGGTGATGTCGAGTTGGTTTTCCATGAAAAGCACCGGCGGAATCACGGTCATCAGGAATGCCACCGCCATGGGCGGAACGCTTTGTTCATCGACGTCATACTTCTTCAACACGGCGGCGACAATCTCAGCTTGCTCGGCGCGGAACGCCTGCGCGTAGTGGCGTAGTTCGGCTGCGAGTTGCGGACGATGGTTCGCCAGGGCGAGAACCTCGATTGTCCACTTGCTGAAGGGGGCGTCCCGAATCATCCGCCAGAGTGCCCACAGAGGCTGCGGCGATTCAAGGGCTTCGGCATGTGCCGTGGACCCTTTTTCGGCCTGGCGTTGGAAAACCGCTCGAAGGAGATCGTCCATGGTGCCGAAGTGGTAGTGGACGAGCTGTGAGCCGAGGCCGGCCTTCTCAGCGACACGCCGGCCCGTGACGGCCGCCCAGCCTTCTTCGAACATCAGTTGCTCGGCTGCATCCAGTATCACGGTGCGCGTCTTCGCGTTCGGCGACGCGATCCGTCTTGGCGATGCCATTCATGCACTCGCATTCTTCGTAAGTACTGACAGGTCAGGTTATCGGGTTGACCGGCTCCCGGGTTCCATGTTAAGCATGTGCTTAAATTTAAGCAGGCGCTTAAAACTATGACGCAGACCGGTTATTAGCAACTCCGCAACCGGCCAGCTAGAGGAGCGACGAGATGTCCCGCAACACCACTGGTGAGATTCGTTTCGACCCTTACGACATCGACCTCGTCGCCGACCCCTACCCCGTGTACCGGCGATTACGAGATGACATGCCGCTCTACTACAACGAGCAGTACGACTTCTTCGCGCTGAGCCGGTACATAGATGTCGAGAAAGCTCTCTTCGATAACAAGACGTTCAGTTCCGCACGCGGTGACATCTTGGAGTTCATCAAGGCGGATATGGAGATTCCGTCCGGGCTTATCGTCGCGGAGGACCCACCCCGACACGACATCCACCGAAGGCTGTTGTCGCGGATGTTCACACCGCGCAAGATCAGCGCGTTGGAGGATCAGATCCGAGAGTTCTGCGTGCGCAGCCTCGACCCGCTCGTCGGTGCCAGCGGATTCGACTTCGTCACCGACTTCGGCGCGGAACTGCCGATGCGGGTGATCGGCATGCTGTTGGGCTTCCCCGACGAGGATCAACTGCGGTCTCGCGACCACGCGAACGCGATTCTGACCACCGACGTGGGTCAGCCCATGGCCAGCGCGGCGACCGGATTCGACGACGGTCAACTGTGGGCGGACTACATCGACTGGCGAGCCGACAATCCTTCCGACGACATCGTCACCGAACTGCTCAACGTGCAGTTCGAAGACGAGCACGGTGTCACTCGCCACTTGGAGCGCGCCGAGCTGCTTATGTACGTCAACATGGTCGCCCTCGCCGGCAACGAGACCACCGCACGGTTTATCGGATGGGCGGCAAAGGTGCTCGCCGAGCACCCTGACCAACGAAGGGAACTCGTCGCCGATCCTGGTCTAATCCCTCAAGCGGTCGAGGAGTTATTGCGTTTCGAAGGACCCGCTCCCTTCGTCTCGCGTTACGTCACGCGCGACGTCGAGTACTACGGCCAGCAGGTGCCAAGCGGCAACGTGATGACGCTCCTGATCAGTTCGGCTAACCGAGACGACCGCCAATTCGGTTCCGACGCCGAGAGTTTCAACATTCACCGCCAAAACCGGTCACACATCGCCTTCGCTGTCGGTGCGCATTTCTGCCTTGGTGCAGCCTTGGCGCGCCTGGAAGGGCGCGTCGCACTCGAAGAGATTCTGAAACGGTTTCCCGAGTGGGATGTCGACCTCTCGGCAGCGCGGATGTCGACCACATCGACAGTTCGAGGCTGGGAAACCATGCCCGCGCTCATCGGCAAGCGATCGTGACGCGGAGCGAAGATCCAGCCCATGAGGTCGAGTCGGCCTGGCCCGACCATCCGGACTACCGGATCGACATCACACCGTGTCAGCACACCGGTCAGGTCTGGCACGGCGACACGCTGATCGCCGAAGGCGACGGCTGTCTGGTGGTGACCGAGACCGATCACGTCGACCGACTGTACTTCCCGGAGTCCGATGTCCGCTGGGACCTGTTGACGCCCTCGGATCGCACGACGGAATGCCCGTTCAAGGGTCGTGCCACCTATTGGGACCTCGCAGGTGCCCCCGACAACTCCGAAGGCGTCGCGTGGACGTATCGCACTCCGCTTCCCGAGGTGGCGGGGCTTGCGGGCTACGTGGCCTTCTATGACAAGCACTTTCGCATCGAAGTCGTCGAGCGGTGGCCTGACGGCCGGGGCGTGCCGGCCTCCTTTCCGGTGTGGGGCGACGCTGCGGAGCTGTTGCGGGTCATCGATGTCGAGCCCGTCGGCGAGGGCAGGTTCGTCGGTCCCGCGCACGGACCGACCTGGCGCAACGTGGTTGAGGGTGGCCAACTTATCGCGGAGTCCATCGTCGCGGTATCCAAGACGCTTGCACGTCAACGAGTTACCTCTGTATCGGCCATCTTCACGAAATCAGCGGCCTTCGATGCGCCCGTGGATCTCGCCGTCGACGTGCTTCGGCTTGGCAGAACCTTTTCCACGACTCAAGTTCACGCCACTCAACACGGCGCGCTGTGCTGCGCGGCGATAGTGCTCGCCGACTCCGGCGCGCCCGACCTGATTCGCGATCAGCCACCCATGCCCGACGTACCCGGACCCGACGCAGCGGAGGCCTTTACGGGGTTCGGAGTCACCGGGCGTGAGATACGAATCGTCAACGGAGCCTACGATCCCGACCCCGACCGCATCGGACCGCCCATCATCGATGTCTGGGTCCGCTTCCGTGACGCGCCTGACGCGTCGTATTTGCACGCTGCCCTTCTCGCCCAATCCACCACACACTGGACCATTGCCGCCGGCCTGTCACCCCATCGCGGTTTCGGTGAAGCTCAGGCACACGACACGGTGTCGACCGGAGTCATGAAGAGCACCATCGCCTTTCACGACGACGTCGATGTCAGCGACTGGTTGCTGTACAGCAACGACGCCTTCTGGTCGGGGCGTGGACTGATCCAAGGCGACGGCCGGGTATTCACCCTCGACGGTCGCCTCGCAGCGTCGTACACGGTGCAGGCGATGGCACGCGCCTTCGACCGCACGCCGGCAGCGATGGGCCGCGACAACCGCACCGCCATGTGAGACAACGGACGCACTGGAGCGCGCAATGACGACTACGGACATCGTCTTCGATCCGTTCTCGGAGGACTTCTTCAACGGGGCCTACGAGACCTATCGGCGCATGCGCGATGAGCAGCCGGTCTACTTCAACGCCGACCTCGACTTCTATGCACTGACCCGCCATGCCGATGTCGCGCCTGCGTTCAAAGACTCTGCGACGTACTCGTCGGCCCGCGGAACGGACCTCGCCTCGATCCGCAACGGGCTACCCGTCGACACCGGCCCCCGAATGATCATCATGATGGACCCTCCCAGCCATCGCGACATGCGGAGCTTGCTCAACAAGGTTTTCACACCACGAACGATCCAGGCTCAGAAAGAAATGACGACCGCGAAGATCACCAAATATCTCAGCCGGGTCGACCCCGACGGATTCGACGCCGTCGGGGACTTCGCCGCGCCGTTTCCCGTCGAAGTCATCACCAGCATGCTCGGTGCGCCCGAGAAAGACGCACAAATGGTGCGGCACTGGGTCGACTTGTCTTTGACGCGCGAGATCGGGCAACTCGAACTGACCGAGGAGGGCACGCAGGCCTCCGTCGACACCGCGATGTATTACTACGGGCTGATCGAGCAGCGCCGCGCCGAGCCCAGAGATGATCTGCTAACCAAGCTGTGCGAAGCCGATTTGGTCCGTGATGACGGCGAGAAGACCCGACTCGACGACATCGAAATCGCCGCATTCGCAACGATGCTCGGCGGAGCGGGAGCCGAAACCGTGACCAAGCTCGTCGGCAGCGCGATCTACCTCTTCGCCAGACACCCGCACCAATGGCAGAAGCTGCTCGACGATCGCAGCAGGATTCCCGCTGCGGTCGAAGAATTGCTGCGGTACGAGGCACCTGCGCAATACAACGTGCGCGTCACCACGAAAGACGTTTTGCTGCACGGGCGTACGATTCCTGAAGGCGCCCCCGTGTTTCTGATTGGGGGGTCTGCCAACCGTGACCACCTGGCGTGGACCGATGCCGACACTTTCGAAATCGACCGAGACCGCACCGAGGCCCAGAATCTCGGCCTCGGATACGGCATCCACAGTTGCCTTGGCGCCGCCCTCGCTCGCATGGAAAGCGCCATCGCGCTGGACAAGTTGCTCGACTTCATGCCCCGATACGAGGTCGACTTCGACAGGTGCGAACGGGTTCACATGGCGAACGTCGTCGGCTGGAAGACGTTGCCGGTAAAGATCATCCAATAGATCCATCGATCCCCGTCGAGGGTTTTCTGCAGGCCGGGATGGCGCCGGATCAGCGCCCGCAGGTGCTGGCGGTGGGCGTTGGCATGTTGGGCCTCCTGCCGCAGGAAGGCTTCCGCCTCGCCTGCGACCGCGGTGTCGGTGATGCGCGGCATGGCCTCTCGCACCGCGGAGACGAGCATCTTCTCGAAGCAGATCGCCATGATCGAGACCACGTTCATGTAGGTCGAGAAGGCGTGGTTGTACGCGTTCCAAACGAAGGGCACGTCGCCGTCGAGATCGAAACGGATGCGCCGAATCTCGAGGCCGGTCATGGCGTTACCTCATGCCGGACCGGTTGTTTCCGGCGTGCGAGGGCCGATGGACGGCCGGCGCGGATGGTCACCGACATCGTCAGCGCGACGGCGAGCAGGAAGCACACCATCGCGTAGGCCAGGTTGCCGGTGGGTGTTCCGTCGTGCGTGAGGCCGTGCGCGGCGTTGAGGTAGTCGGGCATGGCCGACAACCACAGCGCCGCGAGCACGATCAAGAAGGCGGACCCGAAGATCGCGACGAAGGGATTGCGCGCGCTCGGCGTGAACGCGGTGTTGCGCCACTGCCGCAACAGGATAGGGATCGCCACCAGGGCGAACGCGCCGAGAATGACGTAGTACAGCGTCCGTCGCAGTGTGCTGTCGGGATGCTCGCCACCGGCCAGCAGGATCGGGAGATTGGCGACGACCAGCCCGACCGGCACCGACGCGGCCACGCCGATTGTGCGCGCGATCAAGGCAATTCGGCTCAGCCGTCGGCCGCGCTCGATGGGACGGGTCACCAGCAGCTGTGCGAACACTGCGACGCAGGCCGGCCCCACGGTCGCGAACAACAAGACGCTGCTCATCGGCACCGAGGCCAGCATCGGATGGTTGATCGCGTTGTCGGTGTTCCACGCCCACCAGCGCAGTTGCGGACCCAACTGGTCGAAGATCTCGTAGAAGCAGTTGTGCACGAACCCCACACATACGGCGCCGACGGTCGCGCCCCAATCCCGGAACACGCCCAGGCTGCGCACCACTTCGTAGGCCAGCGTCATCATCGCGGGGTACAGCGCGACGATGTAGATCGGCAGCCGGTCAGACATGAACTGAACCGTGAAGACGTTGTGCGCGAAGACCGCACCGATGGAGTCGTCGACGCCGAAGACGGTGGGAAAGTACAGGGGCGGCTCGACGATGAGTAGGTAGATGACCGTGGCGAACCAGATCACGATGCTGGCGGGGTCCCTGTCGCGGTGTAGCCGGCGGATAGCCCACCAGAGCGCCAGCACCGCACCCGCGACGACAAGCAGTTCGAGCACCGGCAGCGTCCAATTCGCCAAGTGCAACGGGTTCCGCAGCGTCATCCACGGCGACGCGTGTTCGCAGCTGAACCCCAGTCGGTTCACGATGCGTTCGATGTCGTCGCTGCATTGACCGCTCATCAGTGGGCGTCCTCAGTGTGGCGTGCGTACGCGGATACATGCTTACCGAAAGGCTGACGATACATGTCGGGCGAGTGTGCGAGCCCGGTCCCGGCGACCGACCGGAAGAGGACGAACATCGGGCCGGCACCCGCTGACGCCCGTCATTGACGACCGTCAGTCATTGGGCGTACCGTGCCTCCATGGGGTCATCTCGCGCACCCGAAACCGGATCGCCGGCCGGCGGCGTCCGCGAAACGCGCCGGCTGGAAACCCGGGCGCGCTTGTTCGACGCGGCGTTGGCCGAGATCTCGCGACGCGGGCTGGCTGCCGCGGATGTCAGCGCGATCGTCGCCGACGCGGGCGTGGCCCGGGGGACGTTCTATTTCCACTTCCCAACCAAGGAGCATGTGCTCATCGAGGTGGAACGCGTCGAGGAGACCCGGATCATCAGCGAATTCGGCGACGCCACGGGCGATCTGGAGTCGGTTCTCTCTCAATTGGTGCGTCATGTGCTCAGCGCCGAACGCCGTTTGGGCGAAGCGGTTTTCCGGGACATGCTCGGATTGCATTTCTCCTCAACCCGTCCGGTCGCAGAGGAGTTCGCCCAACACCCCGTCGGACAATTCCTAGTCGGCGTCATTGGTCGAGCCCAGGACGCGGGGCGGGTCAACTCCGACGTCGACGCGGCAGAACTCGCGACGTTCTTTCTCACCGGGCTTTTTGCGCTGCTGGCCACCGGGGCACACGATGCCGCACTGTTACGCCGTTATGTGACAACGATTGTCAAAGGAATGGAGAAACGATGAACCACACGGGCATAGAGGGCTACCGGGACTTCCTGGCCAAGCGAGACGGCGAAGCCGATCTACTCAACAGGCGGCTGGCCAATCGGGAACAGTTCTTCAGCGACATCGAATCCAATCCCATCCGGTCGGCCCATCCCGCCGACCGAGCTACCTTCCTGCGCAACCTACGCCGCCGGCGACCGGAACCCGGGCTGGACGGCAAGATGCTCTTCCTCCTGGCGACCGCCAAACTCAATCAGGCGGAGCGGTTCGGCGTGGGGCTGGGCGAAACCTACGGCCGCAACAGCGACGAGAGCGTGCCGCCCGAGCGCGTCTACCTCGAGCTGGAAGAGCACTACCACACCCGACTGCTGGCCTACGCTCTCGACGTGTTCGATCTGACCTTCCAAGTCGTCCCGCCGCCCTTCGTGATGCGCCAGTTCGTCAAAGCGAACGTGTTCCTGCCCGAACGGCTCGGCTTCATGTTCGTCGGGGCCGCAGAGATGGCGGGCTGCATCATGTTCGACGAATTACGCCGGTCCGGCAGAAGGCTTTTCGCCGACGAACCCCAGGTCGCCGAACGCATCGAACTGCTCTACAGGGAAATCCTCACCGACGAAATCGGCCACGTCGGCTACTGCGCGTCGCGCTGCACGTCCGCCGAGCGGGCGATCATGCGCCGAATCTATCCGCTCATCGGCCGGCTCGTCGCCCGTCAGACCGCAGAAATAAGCCTGCTCATCGATCCCAAGGCGTTGCATGCGCGGCTCGACCGGCCCTTCGACGTCGACGAACTCACCGCCGACCTGGGCAACGAAACCTATCTCGTCACACACCCCTGATGCGGGTGTGCTCGCCGGGGCCGCGAGGTCGATCCCCACGCCCGGGCAGCCACTGCGGCCCTTTACCGGGTTATATCGCCGGAGTATCGTTCGGCCTTGCTTGCGCACCTGACCGTCACAACGGAGGTAACGCTGATGGGCCGTGTCGCGGTGATCACCGGAGCCACCCGCGGAATCGGTGCGGCAACCGCAATGGTTTTGGCGGCGCAGGGATTTCGGGTCGTCGTCAACTACCGGTCCAGCACCGGGGAAGCAGACGGGGTGGTCGCGGCCGCCACCGCCGCCGGTGGTGAGGCGATCGCGATCCGAGCCGATGTCACCGCACCCGACGATGTCGCCGCAATGGTCGACGAAACCAATGAAAAGTGGGGCGCGGTCGACGTACTCGTGCACAACGCGTTAATTCCCTACGATGTCACCTCGTTCGCGGACCTGAGCTGGGAGCAGCTCGGCGGCAAACTGGACCGAGAGCTGCATGCCGCCTTCCTGGTGACCAAAGCCGTTGTACCCGACATGATTTCGCGAAACTATGGCCGGCTGGTCTATCTCACCACGGTGTTGTCCCGCCGGCCCCGGCAGGGAATGATCACGGTGGGCACCGCCAAGGCGGCGATGGACCAGTTCGTCCGGTACGTCGCCCTCGAGCTGGCTCAGCACCAGATCACCGCCAACCTCGTCTCGCCCGCCACGGTGGCCGATCCCACGGCGAACGCGTTGTTGACACCCGAGGAAGTGCATAAGCTCGCCGCGACAAATCCGATGGGACGGCTGGTGAGCCCCGAGGAGGTGGCCAAGACGGTGGCGTTCCTGGCCGGCGACGATTCGGGCTTCATCACCGGCCACTGCATGGAGGTCAACGGCGGCCTCGCCATGGATTGACCTTCGGCTACGGGCCCTAGGGGCCCTCGGAAAGGGGATGCGGCGTGCACGCGATCGATCTCGCCTACGTCGGGCGTGGCATTCACGAGGAACTGGTCGCCCACGTCGCCGACCAGGAAGGCTACTACCAGGACGAGGGTGTCCACGTCGCCATCCACGACGGAATCGGCTGGACAGCCGAGCGGCTGCGCCACGGCGCGGTGATCGGCCTGGGCCGGGCCCTGCTGTCGCGACTTCACGACGGAATCGGATGGAGAGCGTTGAGCGTCAACACCGATCGACCGCTGTTCTGGTTTCTGGGCAACGCCGAGGTGAAGTCCATGGCGGATCTTCGCGGGCGGCGACTGGCCGTGCACGCCGCCGACAACCCACCGGGCACCTTCGCCCGGATCGTACTGCGTAAGCACGGCCTGGACCCCGACCGCGACCTGCGCTGTGTGGTGCGGCATCCGGGTGACTACCAGATGGACCTGCGGCGGCTGCGCGACGGCTCGATCGACGCCGCCTACGTGGGCAGCACCCTGTCCCCCGAACAGGTCGCCACCGAAGAGGGGTTTCACCTGCTGGCCTGGGTGGGCGATCATTTCCAGATCCCCACCGTGGGCGTCGCCGTGGACCCTGCCCACCTCCCACCAGATAGCCCCGCGCTGCGGGCCCTGCTGCGGGCCAATCAGCGCGCGCTGCGGCTACTCGCCGAACAGCCAAGCCGTGCAGTCGATTACATCAACTGGTTCCTCGACCGGCTCACCGTCGATGAAGCGCAGCGGCACTACGAGCGCTACGTCGGCCCGTACTTCACCCCCGGCTATCGGGTTGACCTGGGGATCGCGCAGCGGGCGATCGACGCGGTCGCCGGCGAACTCGGTGTCGCACCCATAGGCGCTACGGACTTCTATGAGTGCGGCAACGGCGGCCTTTAGCCGGAGATTCGAAAAGGCAAAGGGCAGTTAGGCAGCGAGGCCGTCGTCAATACTGCGCGCTGCGGTCGCACGCTTCCCGCGCCGCCAACCACGCACCGCGGCAATCGCGGACTTAAGACCGCGACGGCGACCGGTTGCCGGATCCGTGCCCAGGAAGCCGGGCTCGAGCTCGGCGAACATCCGTTCGCTGCGCGTCTCCGGCGCGTTGTCGGCGTCGTCGCGCAGGTAGGAGTTCGGCAGCGAAAGCTTGGCCAGCGTGCGCCACGTCTTGGCGTACTGGAACAGGAAAGAGCCTGTGGTGTAAGGCAAGTCGTACTTGTCACACACCTCACGCACCCGCACCGAGATCTCGTGCAGCCGGTTGCTCGGCAGGTCCGGGTACAGGTGATGCTCGATCTGGTGGCACAGGTTACCGCTCATGAAGCGCAGCGCCGGGCCGGCCTCGAAGTTGGCGCTGCCCAGCATCTGACGCAGGTACCACTGCCCCTTGGTCTCGCCGATCATGTCGGTCTTGGTGAATTTCTCTGCGCCGTCAGGGAAATGGCCGCAGAAGATCACCGCGTTGGCCCACACGTTGCGAATCACGTTGGCGAGCGCGTTGGCCTTCAACGTGGACATGTAGGTGGCGCCGGGCGACAGCGAGGTCAGCGCCGGGAACGCGACATAGTCCTTGAGCACCTGGCGGCCGGCCTTGGCCAGGAACTCGTCCACCCGTTGCCGGGCTTCG is part of the Mycobacterium mantenii genome and encodes:
- a CDS encoding thiolase family protein — encoded protein: MNQVRDAVIVGAVRTPIGKGKASGALHDVLPADLLAHSLRQLVERTGVDPAQVDDVIAGAVTQVGDQAANIARNALLGAGFPESVPGVTIDRQCGSSQQAISFAAQGVIAGAYDLVIAGGVESMSRVPMGTQVSPGSNPMGEDMTRRYPDGLVPQGISAELIAAKWGFSRTQLDEFSAGSHEKAARATKEGLFDNELIPIAGLATDEIIRPGTTVDTLAGLQPAFYSEAAKARFPQINWEITPGNSSPLSDGSAAVLITSSEVAKKLGLRPLARIHTATVVGSDPLYMLTGVIPATEKVLRRAGLTLADIDLFEVNEAFAPVVLAWAQDTGADLAKTNVNGGAIAIGHPLGASGARLMTTLVNALEQRGGRYGLQTMCEGGGMANATIIERLA
- a CDS encoding TetR/AcrR family transcriptional regulator; this encodes MGSSRAPETGSPAGGVRETRRLETRARLFDAALAEISRRGLAAADVSAIVADAGVARGTFYFHFPTKEHVLIEVERVEETRIISEFGDATGDLESVLSQLVRHVLSAERRLGEAVFRDMLGLHFSSTRPVAEEFAQHPVGQFLVGVIGRAQDAGRVNSDVDAAELATFFLTGLFALLATGAHDAALLRRYVTTIVKGMEKR
- a CDS encoding carbon-nitrogen hydrolase family protein; this encodes MTVIRAAAVQLSPVLYSREGTAQRVVDKIAQLGSQDVQFAVFPETVIPYYPYFSFIQRPFEMRSTEHLRLLDQAVTIPSPATAAIGAAARAAHMVVSIGVTERDGGSLYNTQLLFDADGTLIQRRRKIMPTYHERMIWGQGDGSGLRAVDSGVGRIGQLACYEHFNPLARYALIADGEQIHASMFPGSFGGDLFARQMEVSVRNHALESGAFVVNATAWLDADQQAQIMADTGGPIGPISGGQFTAIITPQGEYLGEPLRTGQGEVIADLDLSLINGRKALMDSVGHYGRPDLLSLVVDRTPHSYVHEHLEQLAGIVVEEAEHVHV
- a CDS encoding DUF427 domain-containing protein, with the protein product MTRSEDPAHEVESAWPDHPDYRIDITPCQHTGQVWHGDTLIAEGDGCLVVTETDHVDRLYFPESDVRWDLLTPSDRTTECPFKGRATYWDLAGAPDNSEGVAWTYRTPLPEVAGLAGYVAFYDKHFRIEVVERWPDGRGVPASFPVWGDAAELLRVIDVEPVGEGRFVGPAHGPTWRNVVEGGQLIAESIVAVSKTLARQRVTSVSAIFTKSAAFDAPVDLAVDVLRLGRTFSTTQVHATQHGALCCAAIVLADSGAPDLIRDQPPMPDVPGPDAAEAFTGFGVTGREIRIVNGAYDPDPDRIGPPIIDVWVRFRDAPDASYLHAALLAQSTTHWTIAAGLSPHRGFGEAQAHDTVSTGVMKSTIAFHDDVDVSDWLLYSNDAFWSGRGLIQGDGRVFTLDGRLAASYTVQAMARAFDRTPAAMGRDNRTAM
- a CDS encoding metal-dependent hydrolase codes for the protein MTGLEIRRIRFDLDGDVPFVWNAYNHAFSTYMNVVSIMAICFEKMLVSAVREAMPRITDTAVAGEAEAFLRQEAQHANAHRQHLRALIRRHPGLQKTLDGDRWIYWMIFTGNVFQPTTFAM
- a CDS encoding TetR/AcrR family transcriptional regulator, with translation MASPRRIASPNAKTRTVILDAAEQLMFEEGWAAVTGRRVAEKAGLGSQLVHYHFGTMDDLLRAVFQRQAEKGSTAHAEALESPQPLWALWRMIRDAPFSKWTIEVLALANHRPQLAAELRHYAQAFRAEQAEIVAAVLKKYDVDEQSVPPMAVAFLMTVIPPVLFMENQLDITAGHAEIVGLVERYLREVEGEPGTGAR
- a CDS encoding cytochrome P450, whose translation is MTTTDIVFDPFSEDFFNGAYETYRRMRDEQPVYFNADLDFYALTRHADVAPAFKDSATYSSARGTDLASIRNGLPVDTGPRMIIMMDPPSHRDMRSLLNKVFTPRTIQAQKEMTTAKITKYLSRVDPDGFDAVGDFAAPFPVEVITSMLGAPEKDAQMVRHWVDLSLTREIGQLELTEEGTQASVDTAMYYYGLIEQRRAEPRDDLLTKLCEADLVRDDGEKTRLDDIEIAAFATMLGGAGAETVTKLVGSAIYLFARHPHQWQKLLDDRSRIPAAVEELLRYEAPAQYNVRVTTKDVLLHGRTIPEGAPVFLIGGSANRDHLAWTDADTFEIDRDRTEAQNLGLGYGIHSCLGAALARMESAIALDKLLDFMPRYEVDFDRCERVHMANVVGWKTLPVKIIQ
- a CDS encoding DUF302 domain-containing protein; translated protein: MSTSDSHKTHFDGVRVRYDSNKGYDELVAALLADIGERPVPIDEIGTTSNSWDSYHQEVQSHVGPSGFMLFGLFNHGGWITKAGIDRKVLRVIFGNPLIAITMLRHDVTAGLFAPVEVLITDEGAGSSLTYVKPSSLMVMQKDSAPNPELLSAAQGLDAKLAALVEKVTGGC
- a CDS encoding cytochrome P450, which codes for MSRNTTGEIRFDPYDIDLVADPYPVYRRLRDDMPLYYNEQYDFFALSRYIDVEKALFDNKTFSSARGDILEFIKADMEIPSGLIVAEDPPRHDIHRRLLSRMFTPRKISALEDQIREFCVRSLDPLVGASGFDFVTDFGAELPMRVIGMLLGFPDEDQLRSRDHANAILTTDVGQPMASAATGFDDGQLWADYIDWRADNPSDDIVTELLNVQFEDEHGVTRHLERAELLMYVNMVALAGNETTARFIGWAAKVLAEHPDQRRELVADPGLIPQAVEELLRFEGPAPFVSRYVTRDVEYYGQQVPSGNVMTLLISSANRDDRQFGSDAESFNIHRQNRSHIAFAVGAHFCLGAALARLEGRVALEEILKRFPEWDVDLSAARMSTTSTVRGWETMPALIGKRS